From one Bradyrhizobium sp. Ash2021 genomic stretch:
- a CDS encoding efflux RND transporter periplasmic adaptor subunit, with the protein MIATGTFVSALVLAGCQQDAKAPEPVRPVLSMVLEPSRTDGIVAVGVVEPQYKTDLAFRVLGRLTGRPVSVGDLVSEGQTVGVIDPTALELAVRSARAELTKAEAQLATATATEERQRTLITTDATTKQTLDSAEQARAGAAASVAHAQANLIKAIEQRGYAQIKVDFAGVVTSVGAEVGQVVSPGQNVVTVARPDIREAVVDIGEDFPVPLEIDLPFRVGLQLLPAIQVEGKIREIAPQADPMTRLRRVRIALNNPPESFRLGTTVTAKLGIAQSPRLRVPASAVLAKDGANFVWVVDQPTSTVSLHKVALAGDPAGARVSDGLYPGVRIVTAGIHSLKPGQQVRIEQDQTP; encoded by the coding sequence ATGATTGCGACCGGCACGTTTGTATCCGCGCTGGTGCTGGCTGGATGTCAGCAGGACGCGAAAGCACCCGAGCCTGTACGACCCGTACTGTCGATGGTCCTTGAGCCGAGCCGCACGGACGGCATCGTCGCCGTCGGCGTCGTTGAGCCGCAATACAAGACCGATCTCGCGTTCCGCGTCTTGGGACGTCTGACCGGCCGTCCGGTCTCCGTTGGTGACCTCGTCAGCGAAGGACAAACTGTCGGTGTCATCGATCCCACGGCTCTGGAGCTTGCGGTACGCTCTGCCAGGGCTGAGCTGACGAAGGCCGAAGCGCAGTTGGCGACCGCAACGGCGACGGAGGAGCGGCAGCGAACTCTTATCACAACTGACGCTACCACAAAGCAGACACTGGACAGTGCCGAGCAGGCGCGGGCCGGCGCCGCCGCGTCGGTGGCGCATGCACAGGCGAACTTGATCAAGGCCATCGAGCAACGGGGCTATGCCCAGATCAAGGTCGATTTCGCCGGCGTCGTCACTTCGGTGGGCGCAGAAGTCGGACAGGTGGTCTCTCCCGGCCAAAATGTCGTGACAGTTGCAAGGCCCGATATCAGGGAGGCGGTAGTCGATATCGGGGAGGATTTCCCGGTGCCGCTTGAAATTGACCTGCCATTCAGGGTCGGCCTACAGCTGCTCCCTGCGATTCAGGTCGAAGGCAAGATTCGCGAGATCGCCCCGCAGGCAGATCCCATGACGCGCCTACGGCGAGTCCGCATCGCCCTGAACAATCCCCCTGAAAGCTTCCGCTTGGGCACGACCGTTACGGCGAAGCTCGGAATAGCGCAAAGTCCGAGATTGCGCGTTCCCGCCTCAGCGGTGCTCGCCAAGGATGGCGCAAATTTCGTCTGGGTCGTGGATCAGCCTACGAGCACCGTATCGCTGCACAAGGTCGCTCTCGCCGGTGACCCGGCAGGTGCCCGCGTCTCCGATGGGCTTTATCCCGGCGTGCGCATCGTGACCGCCGGAATCCACAGCCTCAAGCCAGGACAGCAAGTCCGTATCGAACAGGATCAGACGCCATGA
- a CDS encoding efflux RND transporter periplasmic adaptor subunit, translating to MNHHAANQTEIDKTARKCKLRRPGSLVVALVALALSGCNDHAAAPITHAAIVRTEIVQPRDRQASVTLTGEIQARFRADLSFRVSGRVVARYIDVGARVQAGEVLALLDPAEQQADVDAATAAVLAGESQLRVARATFERQKALIASGFTTRTVYDQAQEGLRTAEGALEAAKAELGTSKDALGYTALRAEAAGVVTARNLEVGQVVQAAQPVFSLAQDGERDAVFDIYESLLFGDLDDSRVSLVLVSDAGATASGHVREVSPAIDAKRATIRVKVAIQDPSAAMTLGSAIAGTVKSKAQQQIALPWSALAAAGSKPAVWTVDPATKTAALKPVTIGGYEAREVLIKAGLKPGERVVIDGGKLLSVGQAVTYEEDPS from the coding sequence ATGAACCATCATGCTGCGAACCAGACCGAAATCGATAAAACTGCTCGCAAATGCAAGCTGAGGCGGCCCGGTAGCCTCGTGGTGGCGCTTGTCGCACTTGCGCTGAGTGGCTGCAATGATCATGCCGCTGCTCCCATCACACACGCCGCTATCGTGCGCACGGAGATCGTGCAGCCGCGCGACCGACAAGCCTCCGTCACCCTCACTGGCGAAATCCAGGCCCGGTTTCGCGCCGACCTCTCGTTCCGCGTCAGCGGACGTGTGGTCGCGCGCTATATCGATGTTGGCGCCCGCGTCCAGGCTGGCGAAGTCCTGGCTTTGCTTGATCCCGCCGAGCAGCAGGCCGACGTCGATGCCGCAACTGCGGCGGTGCTGGCCGGAGAATCTCAGCTACGCGTGGCCAGGGCGACCTTCGAACGGCAAAAGGCGCTGATCGCCAGCGGTTTCACCACGCGGACGGTCTACGATCAGGCGCAGGAGGGATTGCGAACCGCAGAAGGTGCCCTTGAAGCAGCAAAAGCGGAGCTCGGAACGTCGAAAGACGCGCTTGGTTATACCGCGCTGCGCGCCGAAGCGGCAGGCGTGGTCACCGCGCGCAATTTGGAAGTCGGCCAGGTCGTACAGGCCGCGCAGCCGGTTTTCTCCCTGGCGCAGGACGGGGAGCGGGATGCCGTGTTCGACATCTACGAATCCCTCTTGTTTGGCGATCTCGACGATAGCCGCGTATCGCTGGTGCTTGTCTCCGACGCAGGCGCGACGGCGAGCGGGCATGTCAGGGAAGTCTCGCCCGCGATTGACGCGAAGCGCGCGACCATCCGCGTCAAGGTTGCCATCCAGGATCCATCGGCAGCGATGACGCTTGGAAGCGCCATTGCAGGAACCGTCAAATCGAAAGCCCAGCAGCAGATCGCATTGCCCTGGAGTGCATTGGCGGCGGCAGGATCGAAGCCCGCGGTTTGGACCGTCGATCCGGCGACTAAAACGGCTGCGCTCAAGCCGGTGACGATCGGCGGTTATGAAGCCCGTGAAGTGCTGATCAAGGCGGGCCTCAAGCCGGGCGAGCGCGTCGTGATCGATGGCGGCAAGCTGCTGAGCGTTGGGCAGGCCGTGACATATGAGGAAGACCCGTCATGA
- a CDS encoding sensor histidine kinase: MNGRRSPAQPEEIVVTVCRPDSPIVEQGILLRELNHRINSGLASAINLVSAAAVRVEGREAKRALSDVVDLLHGYADVQQALAMPKGKALIDAATSIRMMGCAMRRSLLDRMNIRLVLATESLPLESERCRRLGLIVHGLVTNAAKYACFEARSGEIRVKLTRTGGLVNCVVLDNGSRSARGAAGRGLRLSNDLAKDLRGRVEHGSGNEFTSVVLSFPLSERERQANCATAKRRIIRSPRRLSVRPSNAATLYTGASSPDWNSRPVATRPDQNPAREAQPVSVRPAADVLGELLSPRHRMDLL, encoded by the coding sequence ATGAACGGCCGCCGCTCGCCGGCACAACCTGAGGAGATCGTCGTGACTGTGTGCAGGCCGGATTCGCCAATTGTGGAGCAGGGCATTCTGCTGCGCGAATTGAATCACCGGATCAATAGTGGGCTCGCCTCCGCGATCAACCTGGTCTCGGCCGCGGCCGTCCGGGTCGAGGGGCGTGAGGCCAAGCGTGCCTTAAGCGACGTGGTCGACCTGTTGCATGGTTATGCCGATGTGCAACAGGCGCTCGCAATGCCCAAGGGCAAGGCGCTGATCGACGCCGCGACATCCATCCGCATGATGGGGTGCGCCATGCGCCGTTCGTTGCTGGATCGAATGAATATCCGGCTGGTCCTCGCGACCGAATCTCTTCCGCTCGAATCAGAGCGATGCCGACGGCTCGGATTGATCGTTCACGGGCTCGTAACCAATGCCGCGAAGTATGCGTGCTTCGAGGCGCGGTCCGGAGAGATCAGGGTCAAATTGACACGGACCGGCGGGCTGGTGAATTGCGTCGTCCTGGACAATGGGTCGCGGTCGGCACGGGGCGCCGCTGGGCGCGGACTTCGGCTCAGCAACGACCTTGCCAAGGATCTGCGCGGCCGGGTCGAGCACGGCTCCGGCAATGAATTCACGTCCGTCGTTCTCTCGTTTCCGCTGTCAGAGCGTGAGCGGCAGGCGAACTGTGCGACCGCGAAGCGTCGCATCATACGGTCGCCTCGCCGGCTAAGCGTCCGCCCGTCCAACGCCGCGACGCTTTACACAGGAGCAAGCTCTCCTGATTGGAACAGCCGCCCCGTTGCAACACGACCGGATCAAAATCCGGCTCGCGAAGCCCAACCGGTTTCTGTGCGTCCAGCGGCGGATGTGCTGGGCGAGTTGTTGTCACCCCGCCACCGCATGGACCTGCTATGA
- a CDS encoding TetR/AcrR family transcriptional regulator, whose product MAKDKSPKRGRPPKDLASDAQARILDAAQQLFLEKGFRSASIDDISELAPASKPTIYAYFPGKEALFVAVVARTINGLTDFAGFTPAGRTIQEKLTNLGIEIVERFVEDTLDLTRATIAESRRFPELSRNVHDAARDRAAGAVSQLLNEATQRIARSSKGPFSAKRSVATAQMFMDLILLPMLMRSLMGEELKDLRKELPTFLHERVNFFLAACEADWRP is encoded by the coding sequence ATGGCGAAGGACAAAAGCCCGAAACGTGGCAGGCCGCCAAAGGACCTTGCCAGCGACGCCCAGGCGCGGATTCTCGATGCAGCCCAGCAGCTCTTTCTCGAGAAAGGATTTCGGAGTGCCAGCATCGACGATATCTCCGAGTTGGCCCCTGCGAGCAAACCGACCATCTATGCCTATTTCCCCGGCAAGGAAGCGCTGTTCGTAGCTGTTGTGGCCCGGACCATCAACGGATTGACAGATTTCGCGGGGTTCACGCCGGCAGGCCGCACCATCCAGGAAAAGCTCACCAATCTCGGCATCGAGATCGTGGAGAGATTCGTCGAGGACACGTTGGACCTCACGCGCGCGACGATCGCCGAGTCGCGGCGATTTCCCGAGTTAAGCCGAAATGTTCACGACGCGGCGCGCGACCGCGCGGCTGGGGCAGTTTCTCAACTCTTGAACGAGGCAACGCAGAGGATCGCGCGCTCATCAAAAGGGCCATTCAGCGCAAAGCGGAGCGTTGCGACCGCGCAGATGTTCATGGATCTCATTCTGCTTCCGATGCTTATGAGATCTCTGATGGGCGAGGAACTGAAAGATCTCAGAAAAGAGCTGCCGACGTTCTTGCACGAACGGGTCAATTTCTTTCTCGCGGCTTGCGAGGCAGACTGGAGGCCCTGA
- a CDS encoding PepSY domain-containing protein encodes MSKKRLLAIVVLSATLAATGAKADVTHSPLDAANRGVAARGDAEEVVLRRLLEQFRAIKMSLSQAVAIAEHLHSGSRTADVSFEISGPAIYRVRTVRNERIWENVIDANTGSVTEKEISSSLRELDRQDLGNVIALKSVEQELSDAVRIAEKAAGGSALAGGLMKQDGKLNFVVVIASGDHLKEVMLEPPRVGREKSARQ; translated from the coding sequence ATGTCGAAGAAGCGATTGCTAGCAATTGTCGTTTTGTCCGCCACGCTTGCCGCTACGGGCGCGAAAGCCGATGTCACCCACTCACCTTTGGACGCTGCAAATAGAGGCGTAGCCGCGCGAGGCGATGCCGAGGAGGTCGTGCTTCGTCGCTTGCTCGAGCAATTTCGCGCAATAAAAATGTCGCTCAGTCAGGCGGTAGCGATCGCCGAGCATTTACATAGCGGTTCAAGGACCGCGGACGTTAGCTTTGAGATATCCGGTCCGGCCATTTATCGGGTGCGGACGGTAAGAAATGAGCGAATTTGGGAGAATGTCATTGATGCGAACACCGGAAGCGTTACAGAAAAAGAAATTTCGTCATCGCTGAGGGAACTAGACCGACAGGATCTGGGTAACGTCATTGCTCTGAAGTCAGTTGAGCAAGAGCTGTCGGACGCCGTACGCATCGCCGAGAAAGCTGCCGGGGGAAGCGCCCTTGCCGGAGGTCTGATGAAGCAGGATGGCAAACTCAACTTCGTGGTCGTCATCGCCAGTGGTGATCACTTGAAGGAGGTCATGCTCGAACCGCCCAGGGTCGGCAGGGAAAAGTCAGCTCGCCAATAG
- a CDS encoding CarD family transcriptional regulator — MPDKTAKTAAKATGSKTTASKVAPKIAPKAAAPKAIAHKAAAPAPKAAVVAAKPAAKPVAAAPRVEEPKKVLTQRQGFKTNEFVVYPAHGVGQILAIEEQEIAGAKLELFVINFMKDKMTLRVPTAKVANVGMRKLSDPSLVKKALETLKGRARVKRTMWSRRAQEYEAKINSGDIVAIAEVVRDLYRSESQPEQSYSERQLYEAALDRLSREIAVVQHSTETEAVKEIESQLAKSPRRGAKTETEGSADGEADEADTEADGDDAAVADEAA; from the coding sequence ATGCCAGACAAGACTGCCAAAACTGCCGCGAAAGCGACGGGTTCGAAGACCACTGCTTCGAAGGTCGCCCCCAAGATCGCCCCTAAAGCCGCTGCCCCTAAGGCGATCGCCCATAAAGCCGCGGCGCCTGCGCCGAAGGCTGCCGTCGTCGCTGCGAAGCCTGCCGCCAAGCCGGTGGCTGCAGCACCCCGGGTCGAAGAGCCGAAGAAGGTTCTGACCCAGCGTCAGGGCTTCAAGACCAATGAATTCGTGGTCTATCCCGCTCACGGTGTCGGCCAGATCCTGGCGATCGAGGAGCAGGAGATCGCGGGCGCCAAGCTTGAGCTGTTCGTGATCAATTTCATGAAGGACAAGATGACGCTGCGGGTGCCGACCGCCAAGGTCGCCAATGTCGGCATGCGCAAGCTGTCGGATCCGTCGCTGGTCAAGAAGGCGCTGGAGACCCTCAAGGGCCGTGCCCGCGTCAAGCGCACGATGTGGTCGCGCCGGGCGCAGGAATACGAAGCCAAGATCAATTCCGGCGATATCGTTGCGATCGCCGAAGTGGTGCGCGATCTCTATCGCTCCGAATCGCAGCCCGAGCAGTCCTACAGCGAACGCCAGTTGTACGAAGCGGCGCTCGACCGGCTGTCGCGCGAAATCGCCGTCGTGCAGCATTCGACCGAGACCGAAGCGGTCAAGGAAATCGAAAGCCAGCTCGCCAAGAGCCCGCGGCGCGGCGCCAAGACCGAAACCGAAGGTAGCGCCGACGGTGAAGCCGACGAGGCAGACACGGAAGCCGACGGTGACGACGCCGCCGTGGCGGACGAAGCCGCGTAA
- the fdxA gene encoding ferredoxin FdxA: MTYVVTEACIKCKYTDCVEVCPVDCFYEGENMLVIHPDECIDCGVCEPECPADAIKPDTEPGLEKWLEVNTEYAKAWPNITQKKESPPDAKDFEGMEGKFEKYFSKEPGTGD; the protein is encoded by the coding sequence ATGACTTACGTCGTCACTGAAGCCTGCATCAAATGCAAATATACCGACTGCGTTGAAGTCTGCCCCGTCGACTGCTTCTACGAGGGCGAGAACATGCTGGTCATCCACCCCGACGAATGCATCGACTGCGGCGTCTGCGAACCTGAATGCCCGGCGGATGCCATCAAGCCGGATACCGAACCGGGGCTGGAGAAGTGGCTCGAGGTCAATACCGAGTACGCCAAGGCCTGGCCGAACATCACCCAGAAGAAGGAATCCCCGCCCGACGCGAAGGATTTCGAGGGCATGGAAGGCAAGTTCGAGAAATATTTTTCCAAGGAACCCGGCACCGGCGACTGA
- a CDS encoding RNA-binding S4 domain-containing protein, which produces MERQRLDKWLWHARVVRARSSAAALVEAGHVRINGVRETAPGHAVKIGDVLTIGLDNSVRILKVAGFSERRGDATAARVLYEDLQGRRE; this is translated from the coding sequence TTGGAGCGCCAGCGTCTCGATAAGTGGTTGTGGCATGCGCGGGTGGTGAGGGCCCGCTCCAGCGCCGCCGCGCTGGTCGAGGCCGGTCATGTCCGCATCAACGGCGTGCGCGAAACAGCCCCCGGCCATGCGGTGAAAATCGGCGACGTGCTGACGATCGGGCTCGACAACAGCGTACGCATCCTGAAGGTCGCCGGATTTTCCGAGCGGCGCGGCGATGCGACCGCCGCGCGCGTGCTCTACGAGGATTTGCAGGGCCGCCGGGAATGA
- a CDS encoding helicase-related protein has product MAFSYSSTFGHERSNERAPGAGVTAVLGPTNTGKTHLAIERMLAHSSGVIGLPLRLLAREVYNKIAARAGAESVALITGEEKIKPKNPRYWVSTVEAMPRDIDVSFLAVDEVQIAADLERGHVFTDRILHRRGRDETLLLGAATMRPIIERLLPGASIVTRPRLSQLEFAGDRKITRQPRRTAIVAFSADEVYAIAELIRRQHGGAAVVLGSLSPRTRNAQVSMFQNGDVDYLVATDAVGMGLNLDVDHVAFASDRKYDGYQFRRLNPSEFAQIAGRAGRATRNGTFGTTGRCAPFEPELVNALQNHTFDSVKMLQWRNSKLDFSSLGALQVSLALTPNHEVLTRAPIAEDLRVLDHAARDGDVRDMAHGAAAVERLWDACQIPDYRKIAPAAHAELVTNLYGFLMKKGRIPDAWFAAQVEQADRIDGDIDTLSGRIAQIRTWTFVANRPDWLSDPDHWQGIAREVENKLSDALHERLTERFVDRRTSVLMRRLRENSVLNTEIGKTGEVTVEGHVIGRLDGFTFAPDAAEAGSDAKALQATALKALAGEIDARAEKLSAAPDDQFVLTSDGTIRWTGDAVAKLVAADDALHPRLRIISDERLNGAPREAVQTRLDLWLKTHIEKLLGPLFGLAKAEDITGIARGIAFQLIEALGVLERTKISAEMKDLDQASRATLRKYGVRFGAYHIYFPGLLKPAARSLASLLWAEKQDNVDMSLLSNAQHLASSGRTSFPVDKALPRDAYRVLGYRQCGERAVRVDILERLADLIRPALAWRESSPGEKPTGAFDGRGFVVTQAMTSLTGSAGEDFASILRALGYRMDKRPPLPPKPVVVEEAPAAETAPAEAVAEAPVDATSETPVEQAAAELPVSGDPTPSAALLPEITLLPAASEEAPAVEAAPEPVEAAAEPVAPVEAPVAEAPQEAAAAEPITGSETTEPVAETAPAEAAAAEAAPEPPVAPELIEVWRPGGRSEERRPPRHDRNRPRHQGRQERAPEGAQPAAAAAEGGEGAKPERHRHGRRDRHRDFRKPREGAPAEAVAATPATEGAPAVEPRPDQARPPRERFEGKGRDRDNNRDNDRNKGKFGGDRNKDRDRGGRDKGRDFGGRDKGGKGGRDSGPSHRQYATSAAPRERDRPIDPNSPFAKLAALKEQLAGNRKE; this is encoded by the coding sequence ATGGCTTTCTCTTACTCGTCTACGTTCGGCCACGAACGGTCAAATGAACGGGCCCCCGGCGCCGGCGTTACCGCTGTGCTGGGACCAACCAATACCGGCAAGACCCATCTCGCGATCGAGCGGATGCTGGCGCATTCCTCGGGCGTCATCGGCCTGCCGCTGCGCCTGCTCGCGCGCGAGGTCTATAACAAGATCGCCGCGCGCGCCGGCGCGGAATCCGTGGCGCTGATCACCGGCGAGGAGAAGATCAAGCCGAAGAATCCGCGCTACTGGGTTTCCACCGTGGAAGCGATGCCGCGGGATATCGACGTCTCGTTCCTCGCCGTCGACGAAGTCCAGATCGCCGCCGATCTCGAGCGCGGGCATGTCTTCACCGACCGCATCCTGCATCGCCGCGGGCGCGACGAGACGCTGCTGCTGGGGGCTGCGACCATGCGCCCGATCATCGAGCGGCTGCTGCCGGGCGCGTCCATCGTCACGCGTCCGCGGCTGTCGCAGCTCGAGTTCGCCGGCGACCGCAAGATCACGCGCCAGCCGCGAAGAACCGCGATCGTCGCGTTCTCCGCCGATGAAGTCTACGCGATCGCCGAGTTGATCCGCCGCCAGCATGGCGGTGCCGCGGTGGTGCTGGGCTCGCTGAGCCCGCGCACGCGGAACGCGCAGGTGTCGATGTTCCAGAACGGCGACGTCGATTATCTCGTCGCCACCGACGCCGTCGGCATGGGGCTGAACCTCGACGTCGATCACGTCGCGTTTGCTTCCGACCGCAAATATGACGGCTACCAGTTCCGCCGCCTCAATCCGTCCGAATTCGCGCAGATCGCCGGCCGCGCCGGCCGCGCGACGCGCAACGGCACCTTCGGCACCACCGGGCGCTGCGCGCCGTTCGAGCCGGAACTGGTCAACGCGCTGCAGAACCACACGTTCGACAGCGTCAAAATGCTGCAATGGCGCAACTCGAAACTGGACTTCTCCTCGCTGGGCGCACTGCAGGTGTCGCTGGCGCTGACGCCCAACCATGAGGTGCTGACGCGGGCGCCGATCGCCGAAGATTTGCGCGTGCTCGATCACGCGGCCCGCGACGGCGACGTCCGCGACATGGCCCATGGCGCCGCCGCCGTGGAACGGCTGTGGGACGCCTGCCAGATCCCGGACTACCGCAAGATCGCGCCCGCGGCCCATGCCGAACTCGTGACCAATTTGTACGGGTTTTTGATGAAAAAGGGCCGGATTCCGGATGCATGGTTTGCCGCCCAGGTCGAGCAGGCCGACCGGATTGACGGCGATATCGACACGCTGTCGGGCCGGATCGCGCAAATCCGCACCTGGACCTTCGTCGCCAACCGGCCGGACTGGCTGTCCGATCCCGATCACTGGCAGGGGATCGCGCGCGAGGTCGAAAATAAATTGTCCGATGCACTGCACGAACGGCTCACGGAGCGTTTCGTTGACCGCCGTACCAGTGTATTGATGCGCCGCCTGCGGGAGAACAGCGTTTTGAATACGGAAATTGGCAAGACCGGCGAAGTGACCGTTGAGGGCCACGTGATTGGCCGGCTCGATGGATTCACCTTTGCACCTGATGCAGCCGAAGCCGGCTCGGATGCGAAAGCGTTGCAGGCCACGGCGCTGAAAGCGCTCGCCGGCGAGATCGATGCGCGCGCCGAAAAGCTTAGCGCGGCCCCCGACGATCAGTTCGTGCTGACCTCGGACGGCACCATCCGCTGGACCGGCGATGCGGTGGCCAAGCTTGTCGCCGCCGACGACGCGCTGCATCCGCGGCTGCGCATCATTTCCGACGAGCGCCTGAACGGCGCGCCGCGCGAAGCGGTGCAGACGCGGCTCGATCTGTGGCTGAAGACGCATATCGAAAAGCTCTTGGGGCCGCTGTTCGGTCTCGCCAAGGCCGAGGACATCACGGGGATCGCGCGCGGCATCGCGTTCCAATTGATCGAGGCGCTCGGCGTTTTGGAGCGCACCAAAATCTCGGCCGAGATGAAGGATCTCGATCAGGCCTCGCGCGCGACGTTACGCAAATACGGCGTGCGGTTCGGAGCCTATCACATCTATTTCCCCGGGCTGTTGAAGCCCGCGGCGCGTTCGCTGGCCTCGCTGCTGTGGGCCGAGAAGCAGGACAATGTCGACATGTCGCTGCTGTCGAATGCGCAGCATCTGGCCTCCAGCGGCCGGACCTCGTTCCCGGTCGACAAGGCTTTGCCGCGCGACGCCTATCGCGTGCTCGGCTATCGCCAGTGCGGCGAACGCGCGGTGCGCGTCGATATTCTGGAGCGGCTCGCCGATCTCATTCGGCCGGCGCTGGCCTGGCGCGAGAGTTCGCCGGGCGAAAAGCCCACCGGCGCGTTCGACGGCCGCGGTTTTGTCGTCACGCAAGCGATGACCTCGCTGACCGGATCGGCCGGCGAAGATTTCGCCTCGATCTTGCGCGCGCTCGGCTATCGCATGGACAAGCGCCCGCCGCTGCCGCCGAAGCCGGTCGTGGTGGAAGAAGCGCCTGCCGCGGAGACGGCACCGGCTGAAGCCGTCGCCGAGGCGCCAGTTGACGCCACGTCCGAAACGCCAGTCGAACAAGCCGCCGCCGAGCTGCCGGTCTCCGGCGATCCCACGCCGTCGGCGGCGCTGCTGCCCGAAATCACGCTCCTGCCCGCCGCGAGCGAAGAGGCGCCCGCCGTTGAAGCAGCGCCGGAGCCCGTTGAAGCTGCCGCCGAACCTGTCGCTCCGGTAGAAGCACCAGTGGCTGAAGCGCCGCAGGAAGCGGCCGCTGCCGAGCCGATAACCGGATCTGAAACAACCGAGCCGGTCGCCGAGACCGCACCGGCCGAAGCCGCTGCTGCCGAGGCTGCGCCGGAACCGCCCGTGGCGCCCGAACTGATCGAAGTCTGGCGTCCCGGCGGCCGTTCCGAAGAACGCCGTCCGCCGCGTCACGATCGCAACCGCCCGCGGCATCAGGGCCGTCAGGAACGGGCGCCGGAAGGCGCGCAGCCCGCAGCCGCTGCGGCCGAAGGCGGCGAGGGCGCAAAGCCGGAACGTCACCGCCACGGACGGCGCGACCGCCACCGCGATTTCCGAAAGCCCCGCGAAGGCGCGCCGGCCGAGGCCGTTGCCGCGACGCCGGCAACCGAGGGCGCACCGGCCGTCGAGCCGCGTCCGGATCAGGCGCGTCCGCCGCGCGAGCGTTTTGAAGGCAAGGGCAGGGACCGCGACAACAATCGCGACAACGACCGCAACAAGGGCAAGTTCGGCGGCGATCGCAACAAGGACCGCGACCGCGGCGGCCGCGACAAGGGCCGCGATTTCGGTGGCCGCGACAAGGGCGGCAAGGGCGGCCGCGACAGCGGCCCGTCGCATCGCCAATACGCCACCAGCGCCGCACCTCGCGAGCGCGACCGGCCGATCGATCCGAATTCGCCGTTTGCAAAACTGGCGGCATTGAAAGAGCAGCTCGCGGGGAATCGCAAGGAGTAG
- a CDS encoding DUF3108 domain-containing protein — MCAGAFLSQAAPASAQGRLDAQYEASLSGIPVGKGSWTIEIGDDSFSAAAQGATAGLLKAFSGGSGSGASQGRIVNGALVSSAYTATTTTSKKSETIRLALVNGNIKEFSIEPEPPVDPDRIVVTDAHRKNVYDPMTGSMLRVPGTADLMSPDTCRTAAGIFDGRLRYDLKLDFKRMEMVKAERGYHGPAIVCSIYFTPVAGYIPDRPVIKYLASQRNIEIAFVPIAGTRVLVPFRLTIPTPFGPAMLEATSFVTTAAPPRVAKTQ, encoded by the coding sequence CTGTGCGCCGGCGCATTCCTGTCGCAGGCCGCGCCTGCGTCGGCGCAGGGGCGGCTGGATGCCCAGTACGAGGCGTCGCTGTCGGGAATCCCGGTCGGCAAGGGCTCCTGGACCATCGAAATCGGCGACGACAGTTTTTCCGCGGCCGCCCAGGGCGCCACCGCGGGGCTCTTGAAGGCGTTTTCCGGCGGCAGCGGCTCAGGCGCCTCCCAGGGCAGAATCGTCAACGGCGCGCTGGTCTCCTCCGCCTATACCGCCACCACCACGACCTCGAAAAAGTCCGAAACCATCCGCCTGGCGCTGGTGAACGGCAATATCAAGGAATTTTCGATCGAGCCGGAGCCGCCGGTCGATCCCGACCGCATCGTCGTCACCGACGCACATCGCAAAAACGTCTACGATCCGATGACGGGCTCGATGCTGCGGGTGCCCGGCACCGCGGATCTGATGAGCCCGGACACCTGCCGCACCGCCGCCGGCATCTTTGACGGCCGGCTGCGCTACGATTTGAAACTCGATTTCAAGCGCATGGAAATGGTCAAGGCCGAGCGCGGCTATCATGGCCCGGCGATCGTCTGCTCGATCTATTTCACGCCGGTCGCGGGCTATATCCCCGACCGCCCGGTGATCAAATATCTCGCCAGCCAGCGCAATATCGAGATCGCCTTCGTGCCGATCGCCGGCACCCGCGTGCTGGTCCCGTTCCGGCTGACGATCCCGACCCCGTTCGGCCCCGCGATGCTGGAAGCCACAAGTTTCGTGACCACCGCCGCCCCGCCGCGGGTGGCGAAGACGCAGTAG